TGGGTGATAAGTTGATGATAGCCTGAGTCATTTACTGCTACATAAGCTTTAGCCAACTGCCATATGGAACTTTCAACACCATTTTCTGCAGGTAGGTAAACTTTACTAATGGCCCCATGTTGATCTTCTCCAGGATGTGGCAAGCTCAATTCAATGGCTAGTGGCTTTAAAGTCCCATCATTTTGCAAGAAGAGAATTGTTCTGCTGGCATAAGTCTTTGTAGAAGTGGAGTTTATCCTCCTCAAGTATGGCATCAGTGCATCATGGTGATCTAATATGAACAACTTCTTTTCTCTAATTGCCTATTCCACCAAATACAAGTAAATAGTATGAATCAGAATgttagaaattaaaaaattaactaaCTTTGAAGCTACAAAGCTGTCACAAAATTCACATAAAATTTTATCATCAAAATAATAATATCATTGCCTCATCTACTGTGAGCCCTTTCAGGTTGCCCTGGATGTGTTCTTTCCTTATCTTACTGGCTTGATCACCATATACTTCAGGATCTAGTTTACTTGCTGGTGGGAATTCCTGCAATTTGTTTAGGATAATTGTGAGGAGGAAATAGATAAAGTTTAGGTAAAGAAAAATTGATCATTATAACAAACATTATATATTGTAGTTGAATTCAATTGATTATGATTAGTCAATGCTAAAATCACTTAGGCTTACTTGGAGGCAGCTTATTATGACAGGATTTACACCAGCCAACATCTCTCTAGAAAACTCTTCATCAGTTCTCCATGCTGACTTATCCTCTGCTCCAAATCATTAAGAATATCATTATCACTAAGACATGGTTTAACAAAATGCATGACCTTTTTTAGGTATTTATGCAAGGTAACATTTTAAGGCACGTGCGTGACTCTAAACTAGGTGTTTTGGATAAAGAGCTTAATTAAACACTTGTAGCATTTCGCTATGAGTTAATTTGAGAAACTTGTTGAATTAAACTCAAAATATGTTGTAGGTATATATGAAGTGCTTATTCATAATAGCTTATGGTTAGGTCATAACCATTTTCATAAACTCTCCCGTAGACTTTTATAAGTGATTATTCTGAAAGATAAAATCAAATAAGCCCTCCTAAACGAGGTAAAAATTGTACCTTTAATCACTTGAGGCACGGGAAATTTGAGGAACCTTTCACCATCGGTTCGGAGAATTTCTTTGAGCAGCTCTGCAGGGATGTTATCCCTAATTACCTTAATTACACCCTCAGGCACCTTAATCCCACCTTCATAGAGTTTAAGTACATCCTCAAAGCTATCAAACTCATCAGGGGTGCTATTGAATAGAGACTCCAGCTCAGGTTTGAGAACTTGAACTATGGATTTGAGTCCATTAGCAAGAAAGTCTGCCAATTTCAAGTGACCAAATCTTTCATCCCTTGGAACATAGATGTCTAAGGTCATGACAGGGTTCAATCTGCTCTCACTATTAGCATCTGGTAAGATAACAACATAATAAAGAAACTTTCAGAAATATAACGTAAAACATATTCACATGTCCTTAACCAACAGCTTAAGCCTTTAGGATAGTCAGTTCATGACATGGTATTAGAGTTTAACCTGATTTTGCGGGTGGTCTACCGGTTCTACCTCTCCGAGGGTAGGGATACTCAGTGGACCCTCCTAGAACTGGACGAGCATATTGTGGACCCTTATCTGGATCCCCCAAATCATTGTAATATGCATAATCATATACTCTATCCCACTCTTGCAGTTCCCCTCTTCCATCTCCTCTTAAACTCTCTAGTTCTTCTTCTCTGTACTTAAGAAGGGGCACTGGTGTTTCACTTGGAAGGTATGACTGCAACACATTAAAAACTTCATAATGTAACTAGCAATATACAGCTTACAAAAGATAGTTAACATAGCTTAAAGTTCTTGCATAATGTTAATGGATTGTTCAATTCagagtaaaatcaattttggatgaCAAAATAAATGTATGAGAATCATTTTGAAGAAATTATTTCAGTCCAAAAATCAATTCTGCTAGAAGTTAGAGATTAGTTTCTGCGTTGAACATAATCCTGAGATTTTACAAGTGGATTTCCACTATTACCCTAAAATGTCATTTTTTCATAAATGTATTCAAACTTATATTAATTCACTGCCAACTCACTTTTACTACATTCAATTTTATCTAAACTCAATGGAGATAACACTGATTCAAACACCCTGAGATTATTTGACCCTACAAGTAAGTCAGACAGCCTTGTATGTTAATAGCTATGTGTGTTTGTGTTTTTACCTTGTTACTGAAGAAAATGCGATCCTTTTCATATTTATGTGCAGGGTATACCCAAGAGTTGCAAATAAAGTGAATGACACCTTGGCCTGGAACATCTTCAAGTGTCAAGCTTCTTAGGTAAAACTCACTGTGGTGATTATTTCTTATCAAAAATGCTCCTGGTGTGCCTATATCTTCTTCCCAATCAAATGTAACCTTGAATGCTGATTCGCCTGCTGTCAAGGGTGTGATTGTGGTAATCCAGTCTTCCAGATATGCAGGCTTCCCAAGTTTTCCTTTCATGCCATTCCCTTAAAAAATTATTCAGGTTCAATGGTAAATAAAACTTCATGCAGGGAAAGCAGACTCTAATTAGTTTACTGAAAAATACTAGCAACACCACTTTAACACTTACTACTTTCTAACACACTTTTTAGCGGAAccaatataaatttaaaattagtgGGACTCACATGAGTTTTAATAAATTAATGAGAATGTTGAAAACAAAGTGTTAACTGAGGGTTGCTTttgaccaaaaaagaaaaagggttGCTGACACTTTTTAATTTACTATTAGTCTCTTTGAGGTTGTCTAAATCACTCAATGTAAGTATTAGATAAAATCATAGGTGACCcaataatattttaacatgTGTCGTGAGTTAGAATTTTATAGGAtacatttaaaatattattttactagttttccgatgaagcaaaaaaaaaatattattttactgAATAAGTTAGATGATTTACACAACATAAATTTGTGtgtaaagaaaataaataaataaatcacttGAAATTTATACAGATGACATTGGACTCTAGAGATGAcatcaattaaattaaataagtggCCAATATAGTTAGGATAGTTTATAATAAAGTTTTGTCCTTGaagtttttatcattatttttaattgacatgaaaTTAGTCCTGTTTTTTTtacggtgcccactagggtggaccatttattaaattggtccaccggtgcaccaaGGTTATTTTGGTAATctacaaatattaaaaactaaaaatatataaaaatagagATGTTGAGGTTCCACCATGAGTCCAGATTCATTGAACAACCTCCATTGAACCCAGATTACCCAGTTTGCTCAACTCCAGATTTATCTTTATGTACTAATTAACAATAACACATGAGTCCATGACATTCAAAATTAAAGacaaaaacataacaaaatcTGATAGGAGTTTTTTCTCTTCTAGGTGGTCGTCAGAACCATTGCAAACTACAAAAGAGGTCTCCAAGATTTATCTTGTTGTACACATTCAAATAAAAATGATCTCATCTTACTATCCCATTTACAGATCCAAGGcgttgaagagaaaaaaaataaaacttacaaCTCAAATCAAAAAATTTACAACTCAATTCACAACTTTTACAACTGAAATCATAAAATTTACAATAGAAGATGAGGGGGTTGGATTCGCTCTGATCTACTGCTTACAAGAGATGTGGTGGTACCTCCGATCCGTTAGGCTTCTTGCATGTGCCTTACAGTTCCGTTCGGACGGCAACACCTCTTCGATCTGGTTGTTCCGGCGGCAGATCCGCTCTGATTTGATGGTTGGCAACACGAAACACACCGATTCGCTCTGATCTGAAGGTTTTGTGAGTGAAAAAccgaaggaagaagaaaagggaGCGAGAAAGATGGCCGACGACATGAGATCAGAGCGTAACGGAAGAAGAAGGGGATCGAGTGAGGAAGAGAAAGATGTGGATCGAGTAAAGCAGGGGAAGAGGATCGCGTTTGAGAAGTGTTGAAGCTTTGATCGTGGATGAGAGAACTGATCTGAGAGAGGGGAACTGATAGATAGGATGCGGCTGagggagaaagaggaagagagagagcaGTTGGCTGATTTTAGGGTTGGAAGGTTTTACGTTTATACCCTTTATTCATCAATTTAATCCTAACCATCCATGTGTAGAATATTTTAAGAATCTTGAATCTAACGGTTTTTAAGCATTGGTGCACCGATGGACCAGTTTTAAAAAGGagcaccctagtgggcaccttttTTTACAATCAGGATCTTGACTAGTGAAGAAGTTGAGCCATGGTGGGTCTgcttgtattttttatttaaatgtatAAACTTTTTCGTCCGTACAACATGAAGTGGCATGAAAACTCCAATGAAAGTTGACCTGCAGTTTTGACCCAACAGGATGTTATTGACCTATGTGTCTACGCACATTGGTTATCTATTTTACACTTTCCGACCAAATAGTCTCATGACTGTTTGGTTTTTAGATTGACTCAACATGAATTGGAATGCTTCTTCTATAGcttttgatgaaaaaaaaaacttatagaGGAGGAAAAATTAGAAACTGAAGATCTGCTTTCATAGAGGTAGAGAATAAACAATGAAGGAAGTAAAAGGTCATGCAATCATGGTTATATATTAGTATTGTTATCTAGACCAAACACAATAAGACAAATTTTCACTTTCACTATGTCAAATAATTAACCTAATGAGAACAAACTCAACAAAGTGAGTAACACATTGAGACAAAGAATGACTTTGGATTAGTGGTGTTTatcacacacaaaaaaaacttTGAATTAGTTGTGACACACAATCATAATCAGGTATGTACTATGTAGCTCcaaaaaacacattttataACTTATTCTCATAAGTGATTATGAGACTTTCCACCGTAAAATTAAGAAATGTACAAAGAAAAACCACAATTAACTAGAGAAATGCTTACCAGGATCTTGTTGAACAGCACTTATGAGCTGGAGAGAAACCCGTTTGCCCACAACCTCATGAAGACGATCAAGAAAGGATGCACTCAAAGCATTGAAATCCAGAACATTTTTCTTCATCAACACCACTGTCCCTCTGATGCTATGGCTCTTGGCATTCACCTTGTTGTTAAGCATCTCCATTGTTCCTAGCTTCTTTGAGAAGCAGAGCACAATTGGAACTAAATTTGTCTAGCTATGAAAGAAATAAGGATTAAATGCTTGTGGTGTGAAATAGTACTACTCTGAAATGTGAATACTGAAGTTACgtatttaactatttatagaCAAAAGAGAATTTATTAACCTGGGTCTACCATACAAGTAAGCAATTGTGAAATATTAATTTCTGCTGTTATTGTTTGCAATTTTGCATGTTGATTTGCTTGACAAGTTATATAGTTCTAATTTAATGTATAGTCGGGCTTCAGTTCTCAATCAATGTCACTCTCATAAATGACTTAGTGGGcataaccttttcttttgggcCAAGTCATAGAATCTCAAACTCCATCTGCATCACTTGTTCCGCCTCCAACATTAAATTTTTAGGTGACTAATTCTCTGATAACATGTGTTCACACAAAGTTGTAAGAGATTTTCATTTTCATAGTTGAGAATCAAACTTCTAGCTTTATAGTTAAAGGATGAGGCGAACaaatattattactattatttttttgtattctttcattgaaaaaaagaataaagaaaACACCAAAATTAGGAATTGGTAGTTGTTCATTAATGTTCTCTTTATTCATTTTTCATCTCCATTTGCAATTGTCACATACACTTTACACCAAAATTAGGAATTGGTAGTTGTTCATTAATAGCGGTCACTATTTCAGTATCAGCTCATTTATATTCTAGCTACTTGATTTTTGCCAAACACAAACtctattcaaaattaattttgatactTGGAAACACGGCATGCTCTCGAAATGTTTGTTACGTGTAAAAGTGTGTTTGGACTTGATCCAAAAAAACCTTCATCAATGAGGATTTCAATGAGTGTTCATTTATGCTAATGAATGAACACTCATTGAAATtactaagggcccgtttggtgcgacgtatagtataaggcctgatagtataaaaccttatagtattaggcctgatagtataagccctgataactttcttatactatccagcgtttggtcatactctgtataatttacaatatcatttaaattaatgcaattttatgtttagtgaaatattgaataatgatataataaaaatcaaatatggaggtgattataacggtggtggcggtggtgatggaagtggtggtaggttggtggtggtggtggcaatggtggtagattggtgttggtggcggtggtggtgacagtggagataagttggtggtggtggtggcagcgatggtggttgtggtggtggcgatgatagggtggtgatggtggtggtaaggcggtggcggctgcggTAGGTGGCGGCTATGGTGGAGGGTGGacgcaatggtggtggtggtggtgatagggtggtggttgtggtgtcggtggtggcgacgattatggtggtggtggtttcggtggtgacggtagggcggtggtggcgacggtggcagcgatggtggttgtggtgttggcgacgatagtgtggtggtggtgataaggcggtggcggctgcagTAGCGCGGCGACgacagtggagggtggaggcaatggtggtggtggtggcgatagggtggcggttgtggtgtcggtggtggcgacattatggtggtggtggcgatagggtggtggttgtggtgtcggtggtggtggcggcaacaccggtggtggcggcggcggtggcagcgatggtggttgtggtgttggcgacgatagggtggcggtggcggctgcaGTAGCGTGGCGGcaacggtggagggtggaggcaatagtgatagtggtggcgatagggtggtggttgtggtgtcggtggcggcaatagagtggtggcggcgattatggtggtggtggcgatatggtggtggttgtggtgtcggtggtggcggtagggcggcggtggtggtggtgacggttgggcggcggtggtgatcgggtggtggcggcaacacccggtggtggtgccaatggtggtgtaagttggcagcaatggaggtggtagtgatggtgacttatacgtcacaaccttatcatgtcttatccatcactcacatgatggattaaataatacgtcattttaacgtataaggggactttgatggataagcttatacaatacaatgtcatcaccaaacaatggataaactcataatgtattgtataagcttatactatcatgcctaatacggcgtgccaaacgagccctaagacTTCTCAAGTACATTAGATTAACATTTCATCTCACCAACCACCTTCCAAAAATAGTCCCATGCAAACTCAAAGATGTAATcagcctttttttttgttagatcAAGCAACTTCCCATGCAAACTCTTCCTAGTTTCATAGTACATAATCTTCTCACCCTTCAGAAATTGAGAAAGTAAAACAGCTACAATAAGATAATAAATAGAATACAACATGAAGGCTTTAGCTTAAAGAACTCTATATGATTTGAGCAATATGAAGCAGAGAGTGCCATCTGCTAGTGAGAATATTATCCAGGACAATCCAATTATCACTTTCACAAACCATGATGGCTATGGCCAAGCCCATATGCATCCATATAACCAGCGCCATGGTCGTGAGCATCACCATGGTGATCATGCCCATGACCATGACTGTGATGGTGAAGATGATCATGATCATGACCATTACTTTTTGCTTCATCAAACATCTCCTGTATGTGGTCTGGGATGGGCTCTTGCTCAACTTTCCTCACAGTCTTTGGTAGCGACAAGACAAACTGAGAAATTTTTTCAGCTATCTCAACTGCTACATCCTCCTGAGATTGCAGCAAATTGAATTAATTCCCTCAGAAAAGGGCAAAGAGCATTCACATCATGTGGTAAAATGGTGATTTATGTGATAtagaaaaacattttttttgtaaaatggCAAAGGACAATACAAGAACATTATCAGGAGGAAGGGGCAAGATTTCTCAGCTTTCAttgattgaaatttgaaaacttTAAGCAAAGCCAAAAACAAAGTTCATCAGCACGGTAAGTTATTTTGTCCCCATCTCTAAAATATCCTACTTGAACATCCTCTTCCCTTCTCTTCCCAAAGAAACCAAGATCATTCTCGGAATATAAATAAATCTACTAACTGGAAAGACATACGTAGTTCTTATTTTTCATGTAGCTAAGTTCCACAAGGTTTTATGGTTACATTCAATTCAATATTCCATTTCACAAGACAGTTGTATTCAAGATAAAATTCCACAGAGAGAAGCTTATGTCCTCACTCTATCTAATTGTACAATCCAGTATCCACTACAGGAGAGTAACATGATCAATTAAGTAATTTCCTATAATTAATTCATTAGTAAATGATTTTTGTAGCTGGTGATACCTAGCCTCTTTCAGGAAGCACTGATGCTGAATCTGTTCCTAGAGAGGGTTTCAATATCCTATCAAGAACCATAGTATATACACAGTACTTAAATAGAAAATTCACTATAAGGGAACACTACAGAAATTATATTGGGCGAACATAAAAAAGAATAATAACTTAGTTTTGAATTTTAGTATCACATTTTGATTATTGTACCACGCAGATCCGGATGGACCAAATTCAACCACAATATGTCCTGTACTACTTTAATTTATCACATATCTAGTCATTAGTAATAAAAAaggatttgactcttttaaAGTGAGGGAGCACACTTTAGATGATACAGTGCAAAGATAAGTAGATAACTGTTATTGAAAATTCAACAAGTAAGATTGTGATAAAACACGCACATGCATAATAAACTATAAAATTGTTAAAATTTCAACCATTTATTTTCCAATCAATGGTTATACTTCGAGCTTTATCCTCTGAAGTATACCCTCTCGGTCCCTCACTGTAGAGaagacaaatccaaaagaaaaaagaaagttttTTAACACAAAAGGTTGTTGTTGGAAAGACTTCTCCGTTGTAACATATATCAAGCAAACTTGTAGGCTTGTGTATGACAGTATTTTATAAGCATGTGCAAATCCAATGAAAACCTCACAAAGAATAGGAGAGGACTAGTGATGTCATGCAGATCTTTGAAATGCAAAGCAGTACAAACTTCTTTAgaacttcaaaattcaaatcagCGAACACTATGCAGATATACAGGGAAGAGGTTCGCATGTGTTGAATTGGTAGTTATAGAAATGGATTCTTCCTTTGCTAGACTAGTTAAAATGGAGCATATTGTTCAAGCTTTAGCCTAGGTTAGGGAAAAATCACATAAACCgattatgcaaaaaaaaaaacagctcaAATATATGCATAGCTTCTATACTAGGTGTACAGACCCCTTGAAAAGCTAATATTGATCTGATCGCaggttaaataattaaaaagctCAGTCAAAGTACAGCAAGCAAGAGTCTTAAAGAAAGTTTACATGAATGTAGGATGGTCACAAAATGACAAAATCGAATACTGAATTATTGCACTTAAGATCAACGTTTAAGAACAATAGCAGAAGCCAGCTCATTCACTTGGAGGAACCATAATTACTACAGAATTCCTAAATTCTTATAGTGTAATTCAGCCATGTGTTGGTAAAAGCACTTACATATAAGCTAATATGTCTATAGCTCATAGGTAGGTAAGgacacttattcataagctacaCTAATCTGAATAGCTTATgtaaataagctcaaaacaacttataaacAACTTGCATAAGCATATATGTATAAAATGTTAtaagataaaatcaaataaGTTCTTCTAAACGCATAATCATGTACTAACCTGAGCCCACCGGCCTCCAGAATGAGTAACAATCGTCGCCTGAGGAAGTGCATCAGCAACCCGGTCTCCCTCCCGACTCCATTCTTCAGACCAACCAGCAGACCAGAGCACCTGCATTGGCAAGTCTTTCAATCCATCCGAACCACCCCACTCTGCAATGTCAAAGCTAGAATTCAAATTCTTCGCAACAGCCACAACCGCTCTCCTTCCATCCCTGCCCTTCAACAGCACCCTCTGTGCATCCGCATCCGAACCACCAATCCTCTTTGAACAGCACAAGTTCACCACCTTTGCATAAACCAAAGGAAACCCCAAAACAATTTCCCTTATCACAGGTAAATCCAGCACCCAGATGGGTAAGGCACCTACATTTGAAGGTGAAGTGTCAACAAGGGTCACACTTCTCACCAAAACCGGATTCTCAGAAACCCAATTAGCACTCAATCCTAAAGCTGTATCATGCAAAACCAAGTGAACAGGGGAAAGCCCCA
This is a stretch of genomic DNA from Lotus japonicus ecotype B-129 chromosome 1, LjGifu_v1.2. It encodes these proteins:
- the LOC130731189 gene encoding probable linoleate 9S-lipoxygenase 5 isoform X2, whose translation is MEMLNNKVNAKSHSIRGTVVLMKKNVLDFNALSASFLDRLHEVVGKRVSLQLISAVQQDPGNGMKGKLGKPAYLEDWITTITPLTAGESAFKVTFDWEEDIGTPGAFLIRNNHHSEFYLRSLTLEDVPGQGVIHFICNSWVYPAHKYEKDRIFFSNKSYLPSETPVPLLKYREEELESLRGDGRGELQEWDRVYDYAYYNDLGDPDKGPQYARPVLGGSTEYPYPRRGRTGRPPAKSDANSESRLNPVMTLDIYVPRDERFGHLKLADFLANGLKSIVQVLKPELESLFNSTPDEFDSFEDVLKLYEGGIKVPEGVIKVIRDNIPAELLKEILRTDGERFLKFPVPQVIKEDKSAWRTDEEFSREMLAGVNPVIISCLQEFPPASKLDPEVYGDQASKIRKEHIQGNLKGLTVDEAIREKKLFILDHHDALMPYLRRINSTSTKTYASRTILFLQNDGTLKPLAIELSLPHPGEDQHGAISKVYLPAENGVESSIWQLAKAYVAVNDSGYHQLITHWLHTHAVIEPFVIAASRQLSVLHPVHKLLHPHFRDTMNINALARQILINAGGFVETTVFPSKYSMEMSSVLYKNWIFPEQALPADLLKRGMAIEDPTSRHGLRLLIEDYPYAVDGLEIWFAIRTWVQDYCSFYYKTDDTVKEDAELQSWWKELREEGHGDKKDEPWWPKMQTREELIESCTIIIWVASALHAATNFGQYPYAGYLPNRPTISRRFMPEEGTPEHDELVANPDKAFLRTITAQLQTLIGISLIEILSKHSSDEVYLGQRDTHHWTCDAEPLEAFDKFGKKLAEIEERILTMNDDVGLKNRVGPVKMPYTLLYPTSQGGLTGRGIPNSVAI
- the LOC130731189 gene encoding probable linoleate 9S-lipoxygenase 5 isoform X1, which translates into the protein MSSAIFLAPFSSSFGFSLTKPSDQSESVCFVLPTIKSERICRRNNQIEEVLPSERNCKAHARSLTDRRYHHISWNGMKGKLGKPAYLEDWITTITPLTAGESAFKVTFDWEEDIGTPGAFLIRNNHHSEFYLRSLTLEDVPGQGVIHFICNSWVYPAHKYEKDRIFFSNKSYLPSETPVPLLKYREEELESLRGDGRGELQEWDRVYDYAYYNDLGDPDKGPQYARPVLGGSTEYPYPRRGRTGRPPAKSDANSESRLNPVMTLDIYVPRDERFGHLKLADFLANGLKSIVQVLKPELESLFNSTPDEFDSFEDVLKLYEGGIKVPEGVIKVIRDNIPAELLKEILRTDGERFLKFPVPQVIKEDKSAWRTDEEFSREMLAGVNPVIISCLQEFPPASKLDPEVYGDQASKIRKEHIQGNLKGLTVDEAIREKKLFILDHHDALMPYLRRINSTSTKTYASRTILFLQNDGTLKPLAIELSLPHPGEDQHGAISKVYLPAENGVESSIWQLAKAYVAVNDSGYHQLITHWLHTHAVIEPFVIAASRQLSVLHPVHKLLHPHFRDTMNINALARQILINAGGFVETTVFPSKYSMEMSSVLYKNWIFPEQALPADLLKRGMAIEDPTSRHGLRLLIEDYPYAVDGLEIWFAIRTWVQDYCSFYYKTDDTVKEDAELQSWWKELREEGHGDKKDEPWWPKMQTREELIESCTIIIWVASALHAATNFGQYPYAGYLPNRPTISRRFMPEEGTPEHDELVANPDKAFLRTITAQLQTLIGISLIEILSKHSSDEVYLGQRDTHHWTCDAEPLEAFDKFGKKLAEIEERILTMNDDVGLKNRVGPVKMPYTLLYPTSQGGLTGRGIPNSVAI
- the LOC130731189 gene encoding probable linoleate 9S-lipoxygenase 5 isoform X3; its protein translation is MKGKLGKPAYLEDWITTITPLTAGESAFKVTFDWEEDIGTPGAFLIRNNHHSEFYLRSLTLEDVPGQGVIHFICNSWVYPAHKYEKDRIFFSNKSYLPSETPVPLLKYREEELESLRGDGRGELQEWDRVYDYAYYNDLGDPDKGPQYARPVLGGSTEYPYPRRGRTGRPPAKSDANSESRLNPVMTLDIYVPRDERFGHLKLADFLANGLKSIVQVLKPELESLFNSTPDEFDSFEDVLKLYEGGIKVPEGVIKVIRDNIPAELLKEILRTDGERFLKFPVPQVIKEDKSAWRTDEEFSREMLAGVNPVIISCLQEFPPASKLDPEVYGDQASKIRKEHIQGNLKGLTVDEAIREKKLFILDHHDALMPYLRRINSTSTKTYASRTILFLQNDGTLKPLAIELSLPHPGEDQHGAISKVYLPAENGVESSIWQLAKAYVAVNDSGYHQLITHWLHTHAVIEPFVIAASRQLSVLHPVHKLLHPHFRDTMNINALARQILINAGGFVETTVFPSKYSMEMSSVLYKNWIFPEQALPADLLKRGMAIEDPTSRHGLRLLIEDYPYAVDGLEIWFAIRTWVQDYCSFYYKTDDTVKEDAELQSWWKELREEGHGDKKDEPWWPKMQTREELIESCTIIIWVASALHAATNFGQYPYAGYLPNRPTISRRFMPEEGTPEHDELVANPDKAFLRTITAQLQTLIGISLIEILSKHSSDEVYLGQRDTHHWTCDAEPLEAFDKFGKKLAEIEERILTMNDDVGLKNRVGPVKMPYTLLYPTSQGGLTGRGIPNSVAI
- the LOC130731191 gene encoding protein AUXIN RESPONSE 4, whose translation is MAIITEEEEEEEEKPHQLKHPQIPPTKPSSSSSTSNTTEPFSFWFYFTLSVSLITLTFVFTSSLSPQDSKAWFLSLPSTLRQHYSQGRIIKVQTRPNQPPIEVFTVEDGPTTPPAASENVVIVHGQGLSSYSYRQILQSLPAKGVRVVAIDLPGNGFSDKATEESIEGLDGVLGRFRYVYSEIQEKGLFWAFDQMVETGQIPYEQVLARMAKRTVKKPVDFGPQEMGRVLGQVIDTMGLSPVHLVLHDTALGLSANWVSENPVLVRSVTLVDTSPSNVGALPIWVLDLPVIREIVLGFPLVYAKVVNLCCSKRIGGSDADAQRVLLKGRDGRRAVVAVAKNLNSSFDIAEWGGSDGLKDLPMQVLWSAGWSEEWSREGDRVADALPQATIVTHSGGRWAQEDVAVEIAEKISQFVLSLPKTVRKVEQEPIPDHIQEMFDEAKSNGHDHDHLHHHSHGHGHDHHGDAHDHGAGYMDAYGLGHSHHGL